Proteins encoded together in one Campylobacter peloridis LMG 23910 window:
- a CDS encoding thioredoxin fold domain-containing protein, with amino-acid sequence MKKSLALLTLASSLFAASNEEIINFFKKNPNLSNASISVSSREKIPDTNFEAVIVNFEIAGKSFQEIIFTQANIITTEVIDVKKGEFYSQVYQAKLMEKQQAEFAKKALVELKKETMFVSLGDPKKPLLYVFSDPECPYCRMHLDKIEETLKTHQVKFILTPIHELSAFEKSALIYKESKNAKNDAQKIAIMQKYYDKDIKDYKKPSDAEVKAVKETFAKYSKLGLRAVPTIVDAQK; translated from the coding sequence ATGAAAAAATCTTTAGCTCTTTTAACTCTTGCTAGCTCTTTATTTGCTGCAAGCAATGAAGAAATTATCAATTTTTTTAAAAAAAATCCAAATTTATCAAATGCAAGCATTAGTGTTTCTAGTAGAGAAAAAATTCCTGATACTAACTTTGAAGCTGTTATAGTTAATTTTGAAATTGCTGGCAAAAGTTTTCAAGAAATCATTTTTACTCAAGCAAATATCATTACAACCGAAGTAATTGATGTAAAAAAAGGTGAGTTTTATTCTCAAGTTTATCAAGCTAAACTAATGGAAAAACAACAAGCTGAATTTGCTAAAAAGGCATTGGTTGAACTTAAAAAAGAAACAATGTTTGTTTCTTTAGGAGATCCAAAAAAACCATTGCTTTATGTATTTAGCGATCCTGAATGTCCATATTGTAGAATGCATTTGGATAAAATAGAAGAAACATTAAAAACCCATCAAGTTAAATTCATATTAACACCTATTCATGAACTTAGTGCTTTTGAAAAATCAGCTCTTATTTACAAAGAAAGTAAAAATGCTAAAAACGATGCACAAAAAATTGCTATCATGCAAAAATACTACGATAAAGATATAAAAGATTACAAAAAACCTAGCGATGCTGAAGTAAAAGCAGTGAAAGAAACTTTTGCTAAATACTCTAAACTTGGCCTTCGTGCTGTTCCAACTATAGTCGATGCTCAAAAATAA
- the gdhA gene encoding NADP-specific glutamate dehydrogenase, whose amino-acid sequence MGVAKQYINETLEKIQTISPRQPIFFQAATEVLNSLEPLLESNKTYQDHAILERIVMPEKTTIFRVVYINDAGKAQTHFGYRVQFNSSLGPYKGGLRFHPSVNLDVLKFLGFEQIFKNSLTGLMIGGAKGGANFDPKGKSEAEIMRFCQAFMAELSKIIGANTDVPAGDIGVGAREIGYMFGAYKKISSNFDGTLTGKKIPWGGSLARTEATGYGCVYFTQEMLAKYNNALEGKECAISGSGNVAIYTIEKLNQLGAKAITISDSDGFVYDKEGIDLELLKEIKEVKRARVSDYAALKKGAIFTPKSAYKQGCNGVWSIPCDIAFPSATQNELNLEDVKTLYHNGCRMVAEGANMPSTLEAIDFMLNQKDFLFAPAKAANAGGVATSQLEMQQNASMCQWSFEEVDAKLHKIMKNIFENSYECAKAYNHEGNLVVGSNIAGFKKVADAMIDHGYI is encoded by the coding sequence ATGGGCGTAGCTAAGCAATACATCAATGAAACTTTAGAAAAAATTCAAACAATCTCTCCAAGACAACCTATTTTTTTTCAAGCAGCTACTGAGGTATTAAATTCTTTAGAACCTTTGCTAGAATCAAATAAAACTTATCAAGATCATGCTATATTAGAACGCATTGTTATGCCTGAAAAAACAACTATATTTAGAGTTGTATATATCAATGATGCAGGTAAAGCCCAAACGCATTTTGGCTATAGAGTGCAGTTTAACTCTAGTTTAGGTCCTTACAAAGGTGGACTTAGATTTCATCCTAGTGTAAACTTAGATGTTTTGAAATTTTTAGGCTTTGAACAAATTTTTAAAAATTCTTTAACAGGTTTAATGATAGGCGGAGCTAAGGGTGGGGCAAATTTTGATCCTAAGGGTAAAAGTGAAGCAGAGATTATGCGTTTTTGTCAAGCTTTTATGGCTGAACTTTCAAAAATCATAGGTGCAAATACCGATGTTCCTGCTGGTGATATAGGGGTTGGTGCTAGAGAAATTGGATATATGTTTGGAGCATATAAGAAAATTAGCTCTAATTTTGATGGAACTTTAACAGGGAAGAAAATTCCATGGGGTGGAAGTTTAGCAAGAACAGAAGCAACAGGATATGGTTGTGTGTATTTTACTCAAGAAATGCTAGCAAAGTATAACAATGCATTAGAAGGAAAAGAATGTGCTATTTCAGGCAGTGGTAATGTAGCAATTTATACTATAGAAAAACTTAATCAACTTGGTGCAAAAGCAATCACAATAAGTGATAGTGATGGTTTTGTTTATGATAAAGAGGGAATAGATTTAGAATTATTAAAAGAAATTAAAGAAGTAAAAAGAGCTAGAGTGAGCGATTATGCAGCACTTAAAAAAGGTGCCATTTTCACTCCAAAAAGTGCATATAAACAAGGTTGTAATGGAGTATGGAGTATACCTTGTGATATAGCTTTTCCAAGTGCTACACAAAATGAATTAAATTTAGAAGATGTTAAAACTTTGTATCATAATGGTTGTCGTATGGTAGCAGAGGGAGCTAATATGCCAAGCACACTTGAAGCAATTGATTTTATGTTAAATCAAAAAGACTTTTTATTTGCTCCAGCTAAGGCTGCAAATGCAGGCGGGGTAGCTACTTCTCAACTTGAAATGCAACAAAATGCAAGTATGTGTCAATGGAGTTTTGAAGAAGTTGATGCAAAATTGCATAAAATTATGAAAAATATTTTTGAAAATTCATATGAATGTGCAAAAGCTTATAATCATGAAGGAAATTTAGTAGTAGGTTCAAATATAGCAGGTTTTAAAAAAGTTGCTGATGCGATGATTGATCATGGTTATATTTAA